Part of the Armatimonadota bacterium genome is shown below.
AAGCGCGTCATGGTGGCACGCGCCAGAGGGCAGCATCGAAAGCCCAGCGAGCAGGCGCAAGGTACAACAAGCGGCGTGGAGCGGGGACCGCCGGGACCTGAAACGCTACAGAAAAACCCGAAGGTCCGAAGGTTGACCCCAGAACTATCCGGCCGCGCGCCTGGCAGGGTCAGATTAGGGTTCGTCCGCCAGGTCGTCGAGGTTCTCGAATCCGAGGTGCAGGAGCACCTTGTTCGCAACCTCACGGCGGAGCACGGGATCGGTGAGGCGGCCAAAGACCCGCCGGACGCGCGCTGCTGAGACCGTGCGCATCTGCTGGGGCAGGATTATGCTGTCCAGCGGGTTCCCCGCCGCGGCCGACGGAAGCAGAATCTCCCAACGTTGCGGCTGTCGTCGTTCTTTCATGCTGGTGACCGGAAGGACCGTGAGTAGGCCAGATGTCTCGTTGAACGGCTCGTTGCTGACGACGAGCGCAGGGCGACTACCAGCTTGCTCGTGACCCTCCGCTGGGTCAGGCGCGACCTCAACCAACGCCCAGCGCCGCCGCAATGACCTCAGACAGCCGCCCCCCAGGTCTCCCGGTCCAGAGCATCGAAATCCCGTTCAACGGAGTCCTGTGTGGCTCGATACTGGGCATCCTGCATGGCGGCGGCATAGGCCACGCGGAGCACCACCTCGCGTTGTTCCCGGAGGAAACGACCCAAGCTGCGCCGCACGAGGTTCTCGATCAGCGCGTTCTGGCTGGGAGCCCGGCCTGCGCGCACAAGGGCTTCGATGGCACCGAGCACATCGGTGTGAAGATAGAACGTCCGCTTCTTCGCACGTGGGGTGACCGCTCTCGGCATTGTACCCACCCCTTACACCCAATAGTAACCCCCGGAACTGGTGTGTCAATGCCTCACCCCACGCGTTCCCTACCGCACCCCTGTCGCCAACTGGAAGATCGGCATGTAGAGCGAGATCACCATCGCGCCCACGACCACGCCCATGAAGATGATCAGGATCGGCTCCAGCATCGAGGTCAGTCCGGCCACCATGGCCTCGATCTCGACGTCGTAGAAGTCGGCCACCTTCTCCAGCATCTGCTCGAGCGCGCCGGTCTCCTCTCCCACCTTGGCCATCTGCACCACCATCGGCGGGAAGACGCCCGAGAACTGCAGCGGTATGGCGATCGTCTGGCCCTCGCGGATGCTGGTGCGCACCGCGTCAATCGCGTTGCCTATGACCGTGTTGTCAATCGCCTTGGAGACCACCTCGAGTGACTGCATGATCGGCACGCCGCTGGCAATCAGGGTGCCCAGCGTGCGGGTGAACCGGGCGA
Proteins encoded:
- a CDS encoding type II toxin-antitoxin system PemK/MazF family toxin encodes the protein MGGGCLRSLRRRWALVEVAPDPAEGHEQAGSRPALVVSNEPFNETSGLLTVLPVTSMKERRQPQRWEILLPSAAAGNPLDSIILPQQMRTVSAARVRRVFGRLTDPVLRREVANKVLLHLGFENLDDLADEP